In Meiothermus ruber DSM 1279, the following proteins share a genomic window:
- a CDS encoding DNA-methyltransferase, which produces MTELSIKNRFDSEAYVVIYPGDCTELLKQIPDASISLVITSPPYNIGKPYESRKALDAYLAWQEGVVKESVRVLKPTGSLVWQVGNYVDNGEILPLDMLLFPIFTNLGLKLRNRIVWAFEHGLHAKRRFSGRYEVALWFTKTDEYTFNLDSVRVPQKYPNKKHFKGPKKGELSGNPLGKNPGDVWVFPNVKANHVEKTGHPAQYPVELVERFVLALTEEDDWVLDPFGGSGTTLIAALMHRRRGAMAEIIPDYVEIAQQRLREAWEGRLRVRPMEREVYDPSGKGAYIPPRAVDLQAIWNPPLLVEPK; this is translated from the coding sequence ATGACAGAACTGAGCATCAAAAACAGGTTTGATTCAGAAGCATACGTGGTTATCTATCCTGGTGACTGCACAGAGTTACTCAAACAAATCCCAGATGCCAGTATCTCTTTGGTGATCACCTCGCCACCCTACAACATTGGAAAGCCCTACGAAAGCCGTAAAGCCTTGGATGCTTATCTGGCCTGGCAAGAGGGCGTTGTCAAGGAATCTGTCCGCGTGCTCAAGCCAACCGGCAGTCTGGTGTGGCAGGTTGGGAATTACGTGGATAACGGTGAAATCCTCCCGCTTGATATGCTTCTTTTCCCTATCTTTACCAATTTGGGATTAAAGCTTCGCAATCGCATTGTATGGGCGTTTGAGCATGGGCTTCATGCAAAGCGCCGTTTTTCCGGGCGCTACGAGGTGGCTTTGTGGTTCACCAAAACTGACGAGTACACCTTTAATCTGGACAGTGTACGGGTTCCGCAGAAATATCCCAACAAAAAACATTTCAAGGGCCCCAAAAAGGGTGAGCTTTCAGGCAACCCCTTGGGCAAAAATCCCGGTGACGTGTGGGTATTTCCCAATGTTAAGGCCAATCACGTAGAAAAAACCGGCCACCCTGCGCAGTACCCCGTGGAGCTGGTGGAGCGTTTTGTCCTAGCCTTAACAGAAGAGGACGACTGGGTTTTGGATCCGTTCGGTGGATCGGGAACCACCCTCATTGCTGCTTTGATGCACAGAAGGCGGGGGGCTATGGCCGAGATAATCCCCGATTATGTTGAAATTGCTCAGCAACGCCTTCGCGAAGCCTGGGAAGGCCGTCTGCGGGTGAGGCCCATGGAGCGCGAAGTATATGACCCTTCCGGTAAAGGCGCTTACATTCCCCCTCGTGCCGTTGACCTACAAGCCATCTGGAACCCTCCCTTACTGGTAGAACCCAAATGA